The following coding sequences lie in one Treponema socranskii subsp. buccale genomic window:
- the purN gene encoding phosphoribosylglycinamide formyltransferase, translating to MLSIAVFVSGSGTNLQALIDYEKSRASCPYRIRLVVSDRKDAYALERAKKAGIATELVSAYAVLGKEKAEAASRDEKRLAVSNAALAACKKHKADAIVLAGWLTVLCGPIIGEYGGKIINLHPALLPKFGGVGMWGRRVHETVIAEGERESGCTVHFVDSGCDTGAILVQKKVDVMPGDTPDTLYARIAPVEHEAIVEGACILAKKLSGKVD from the coding sequence ATGCTTTCGATCGCAGTGTTCGTTTCGGGAAGCGGCACGAATTTGCAGGCGCTCATCGATTATGAAAAATCCCGCGCTTCGTGCCCATACCGCATCCGTCTTGTCGTAAGCGACAGAAAAGACGCTTATGCGCTCGAACGTGCAAAAAAAGCCGGAATCGCGACGGAGCTCGTAAGCGCGTACGCGGTACTCGGAAAAGAAAAAGCGGAGGCCGCATCGCGCGATGAAAAGCGCCTCGCCGTTTCGAACGCGGCTCTCGCCGCATGCAAAAAACACAAAGCGGACGCGATCGTGCTTGCGGGCTGGCTCACGGTTTTATGCGGCCCCATAATAGGCGAGTACGGCGGAAAGATCATCAATCTGCATCCCGCCCTGCTTCCGAAATTCGGAGGAGTGGGTATGTGGGGTCGGCGCGTACACGAAACGGTCATCGCCGAAGGCGAAAGGGAAAGCGGCTGCACCGTACATTTTGTGGATTCGGGCTGCGACACGGGGGCGATCCTCGTGCAAAAAAAAGTAGACGTCATGCCCGGCGATACGCCCGACACATTATACGCGCGGATAGCGCCGGTCGAACACGAAGCGATAGTCGAAGGCGCCTGCATCCTCGCGAAAAAGCTCTCGGGGAAGGTCGATTAG
- the purM gene encoding phosphoribosylformylglycinamidine cyclo-ligase, translating to MAKTIDYKKSGVDVGEGYKAVDEYKKSAAKTAIPGLLTGIGSFNGMFAVPKHIKEPVMVSGTDGVGTKLDIAFKMKKYDTVGIDCVAMSVNDILCSGVPTLFFLDYIACGSLDAKIAGKIVEGIAAGCKDAGCALLGGETAEMPGFYDKGKYDVAGFGVGIGEKKELITGGKIRAGDVLIGLSSTGVHSNGYSLVRKLVTDFNEPFCSDGKHGRKTIGDVLLTPTRIYVRPVMDVLKTYRTSIHGMVHITGGGFYENLPRMYPRAKENQKQLISIIKNGSWDVPPIFAELVRRGADEKRMFETFNMGIGFVLAVKKSDACAIVDRFNKHAKRFSVKGIPDMKAYTIGRVAASEKEIRGNVKGNKAMTLFEG from the coding sequence ATGGCGAAAACCATCGATTACAAAAAAAGCGGCGTCGACGTCGGCGAAGGATATAAAGCGGTCGACGAATACAAAAAATCGGCGGCAAAAACCGCGATCCCGGGACTTTTGACGGGTATCGGAAGCTTCAACGGTATGTTCGCCGTGCCGAAACACATCAAAGAACCCGTCATGGTAAGCGGTACGGACGGCGTCGGCACAAAACTCGACATCGCCTTTAAGATGAAAAAATACGATACCGTCGGCATCGACTGCGTTGCAATGAGCGTCAACGATATCCTCTGTTCCGGTGTACCGACGCTTTTTTTTCTCGACTACATCGCCTGCGGTTCGCTCGACGCGAAGATCGCGGGTAAAATCGTAGAAGGAATCGCCGCAGGCTGTAAAGATGCGGGCTGCGCGCTGCTCGGAGGCGAAACCGCTGAAATGCCGGGCTTTTACGACAAGGGCAAATACGACGTTGCGGGTTTCGGCGTAGGCATCGGTGAAAAAAAAGAGCTTATAACCGGCGGCAAAATACGAGCGGGAGACGTACTCATCGGTCTTTCGTCGACAGGCGTTCATTCGAACGGCTATTCGCTCGTGCGAAAACTCGTTACCGATTTCAACGAACCTTTTTGTTCGGACGGAAAGCATGGTCGAAAAACGATCGGGGATGTGCTTTTGACGCCGACGCGCATCTACGTGCGGCCGGTTATGGACGTGCTCAAAACGTACCGGACTTCGATACACGGCATGGTACACATCACGGGCGGCGGCTTTTATGAAAATCTCCCGCGCATGTATCCCCGTGCAAAGGAAAATCAAAAACAGCTCATATCGATTATTAAAAACGGAAGCTGGGACGTGCCCCCTATTTTTGCGGAGCTCGTAAGGCGGGGAGCCGACGAAAAGCGCATGTTCGAAACGTTCAATATGGGAATCGGCTTTGTGCTTGCAGTAAAAAAAAGCGACGCCTGCGCGATCGTCGACCGGTTCAACAAACACGCAAAGCGCTTTTCGGTCAAAGGCATCCCCGACATGAAAGCCTATACGATAGGGCGCGTCGCCGCATCCGAAAAAGAAATCCGCGGAAACGTCAAAGGCAATAAAGCGATGACGCTCTTTGAGGGGTGA
- the purF gene encoding amidophosphoribosyltransferase, translating into MNDLTDEEDVLHDECGVVGVYLNADPIDTSAMSASSLAYYGMYSLQHRGQESAGIAVSDGSDVKVHKLMGLVADVFKRENLDSLSGRIAVAHVRYATAGGCTIENAQPMVYRFKLGTVAVAHNGQLVNYEQLREMLEESGSSFNSTSDTEVIVKFIAKSYKKGLERALTDTIQLIKGSFALCVMTQDCLIGARDPNGIRPLCLGKLAGGWVLASESCAIDAMGADFVRDIRPGEIVIINGDGVLSFEFGEKTSKRSCIFEYVYFARPDSVLDEIPVQEARLRMGAMLAKENPVSADVVIGVPDSGLGAALGYSRAAGIPYATGIVKNKYIGRSFIAPTQKERENTVFVKLNTIKNEINGKRVIVIDDSIVRGTTSRRLIQILRKAGAKEVHFRVSSPPVKFPCYFGIDTPRRAELISSDHDVEAICKEIGADSLAFLSMDGMLEALRSCNPEQYGYCKGCFTGEYPVAVPGEIRSAQLRC; encoded by the coding sequence ATGAACGATTTAACCGATGAAGAAGATGTTCTCCACGACGAATGCGGCGTCGTCGGCGTGTATTTGAACGCCGACCCGATCGATACGTCGGCAATGAGCGCTTCTTCCCTCGCCTACTACGGCATGTATTCGCTGCAGCACCGCGGACAGGAAAGCGCGGGAATTGCCGTGTCGGACGGAAGCGACGTCAAAGTGCATAAGCTTATGGGTCTCGTCGCCGATGTCTTTAAACGCGAAAACCTCGATTCACTTTCGGGAAGGATCGCCGTCGCCCACGTCCGCTATGCGACCGCCGGCGGCTGTACGATCGAAAACGCACAGCCCATGGTCTACCGCTTTAAGCTCGGCACCGTCGCCGTCGCGCACAACGGTCAGCTTGTCAATTACGAACAGCTTCGCGAAATGCTCGAAGAAAGCGGCTCGTCGTTCAATTCGACGAGCGATACGGAAGTGATCGTCAAATTCATCGCAAAAAGCTATAAAAAGGGACTCGAACGCGCACTCACCGATACGATTCAGCTTATCAAAGGTTCGTTCGCGCTCTGCGTTATGACGCAGGACTGCCTCATCGGTGCGCGCGATCCGAACGGTATCCGCCCGCTCTGTCTCGGAAAGCTTGCAGGCGGCTGGGTACTCGCAAGCGAAAGCTGCGCTATCGACGCGATGGGAGCCGACTTCGTGCGCGATATCCGTCCCGGCGAAATCGTCATCATCAACGGCGACGGTGTGCTTTCGTTCGAGTTCGGTGAAAAGACGTCGAAGCGTTCGTGTATTTTCGAATACGTGTACTTCGCTCGCCCGGACTCGGTACTCGACGAAATCCCCGTGCAGGAAGCGCGGCTTCGCATGGGCGCCATGCTTGCAAAAGAAAATCCCGTATCGGCGGACGTCGTCATCGGTGTGCCCGACAGCGGACTCGGAGCCGCACTCGGCTATTCGCGGGCGGCGGGTATCCCCTATGCGACGGGTATCGTCAAAAATAAATACATCGGCAGATCGTTTATCGCGCCGACGCAAAAAGAGCGGGAAAATACCGTATTCGTCAAACTCAACACGATCAAAAACGAAATAAACGGAAAGCGTGTCATAGTCATAGACGATTCGATCGTGCGGGGTACGACGAGCAGACGCCTCATTCAAATACTGCGCAAAGCGGGTGCAAAAGAAGTGCACTTCCGCGTTTCAAGCCCGCCGGTAAAATTTCCGTGTTATTTCGGAATCGATACGCCGCGCAGAGCGGAACTCATCTCATCGGATCACGATGTCGAAGCGATATGCAAAGAGATCGGTGCCGATTCGCTCGCGTTTTTGAGTATGGACGGCATGCTCGAAGCGCTTCGTTCGTGCAATCCCGAACAATACGGTTACTGCAAAGGCTGCTTTACCGGCGAATATCCCGTAGCGGTGCCCGGAGAAATCCGAAGCGCACAGCTGCGGTGCTAG
- the purC gene encoding phosphoribosylaminoimidazolesuccinocarboxamide synthase produces MNENVVKKEQLYEGKAKKIFATSDPDLVIMEYKDSATAFNGAKKGTIEDKGIMNNEISAKLYELLNSWDVPTHFIKKLSDREVLCKKVKIIPLEVIVRNVAAGSFSKRLGVPEGTALKTTVFEISYKCDELDDPLINDCHAVAIGAATWDELHRVYEITAQVNTILTHFFLRCGVRLIDFKLEFGKDKDGVIFLADEISPDTCRFWDAKTNEKLDKDRFRRDLGNVKEAYVEMLGRIEKEL; encoded by the coding sequence ATGAACGAAAACGTCGTTAAAAAAGAACAGCTCTACGAAGGCAAAGCGAAAAAAATTTTTGCAACTTCCGATCCCGACCTCGTCATCATGGAATACAAAGATTCCGCGACGGCGTTCAACGGCGCAAAAAAAGGCACGATCGAAGACAAGGGCATCATGAACAACGAAATCTCGGCAAAGCTCTACGAGCTGCTCAATTCGTGGGACGTGCCGACGCATTTTATTAAAAAACTTTCCGACCGCGAAGTGCTTTGCAAAAAAGTGAAAATCATTCCGCTCGAAGTGATCGTGCGGAACGTCGCCGCAGGCTCGTTCAGCAAACGGCTCGGAGTGCCCGAAGGTACGGCGCTCAAAACGACGGTTTTTGAAATATCGTACAAGTGCGACGAACTCGACGATCCGCTCATCAACGACTGCCACGCGGTCGCTATCGGAGCCGCAACATGGGATGAGCTCCATCGCGTTTACGAAATCACGGCTCAAGTCAACACGATCCTCACGCATTTCTTTTTGCGCTGCGGAGTGCGCCTTATCGACTTTAAGCTCGAATTCGGCAAGGACAAAGACGGCGTCATATTTCTCGCCGACGAAATTTCGCCAGATACGTGCCGTTTTTGGGACGCAAAGACGAACGAAAAGCTCGACAAAGACCGCTTTCGCCGCGATCTCGGTAACGTCAAAGAAGCCTATGTCGAAATGCTCGGCCGCATCGAAAAAGAACTCTGA
- the purE gene encoding 5-(carboxyamino)imidazole ribonucleotide mutase, giving the protein MKVAIFFGSKSDTAKMTKAADVLKDFGVEYEAFIISAHRAASLLRATVEKVEREGADVIIAGAGLAAALPGVIAGMTVLPVIGVPLESVSEGSNGLAGFDALLSIVQMPPQIPVATVGIGNAKNAAYLALEIIALKYPEIKTKLIEFRKKLAEEAAQQGGNGVSL; this is encoded by the coding sequence ATGAAAGTCGCAATCTTTTTCGGCTCGAAATCCGATACGGCAAAAATGACAAAGGCTGCCGACGTGTTAAAAGACTTCGGCGTCGAATACGAAGCGTTTATCATCTCCGCGCACCGTGCGGCAAGCCTGCTCCGTGCGACGGTCGAAAAAGTCGAACGTGAAGGCGCCGACGTGATCATCGCGGGCGCCGGCCTTGCAGCCGCCCTTCCCGGTGTGATCGCAGGTATGACGGTGCTTCCGGTTATCGGCGTACCCCTTGAAAGCGTATCGGAAGGATCGAACGGTCTTGCAGGTTTCGACGCGCTCCTTTCCATCGTGCAGATGCCGCCGCAAATTCCGGTCGCAACCGTCGGCATCGGAAACGCGAAAAACGCCGCCTACCTCGCTCTCGAAATTATTGCATTGAAATACCCCGAAATAAAAACAAAGCTTATCGAATTTCGCAAAAAGCTTGCGGAAGAGGCCGCGCAGCAAGGCGGCAATGGAGTATCGCTATGA
- a CDS encoding glucose-6-phosphate isomerase, with translation MKTVEWCNLNKLESYKKLLSLKGAVSVKNALKGAAGAKRIADFSIPMSSGLTYNYAAKEVNRQILSIFKSLVKEASLIEKFSALYNGEVVNTGEGRMVLHHLTRGRLGKDVFDGNVNKRDFYTAQQKAIADFAERVHSGKLVNEKGEPYTAVCQIGIGGSDLGPRALYLALENWATANDKFKMKAHFISNVDPDDGAAVIASLDPSRTIFILVSKSGTTLETLTNQMFVADFIKKAGCDPAKHMIAVTSETSPLAKSRDFLAAFFMDDYIGGRYSSSSAVGGAVLSLAFGADVFEKILKGMAAEDKLATETDLSKNAALMDALIGVYERNVQGYPMTAVLPYSQALVRFPAHLQQLDMESNGKSVNRFGKKINYVTGPVIFGEPGTNGQHSFYQLLHQGTNIVPLQFIAFRESQAGKDIVVKGSTSQKKLGANVAAQIIAFACGKDDDNPNKYFAGERPSSVIYGEKLTPEALGALLSHYENKVMFQGFLWNINSFDQEGVQLGKKLANAVLENKMEANLKAYAELLIKR, from the coding sequence ATGAAAACTGTCGAATGGTGCAATCTCAACAAACTGGAAAGCTACAAAAAACTTCTTTCGCTGAAAGGAGCCGTTTCCGTCAAAAACGCTTTAAAAGGAGCGGCGGGTGCAAAGCGCATCGCGGACTTTTCGATTCCGATGAGTTCCGGCCTCACTTATAACTATGCGGCAAAAGAAGTGAACCGGCAAATCCTTTCGATTTTCAAATCGCTTGTCAAAGAAGCGTCGCTCATCGAAAAGTTTTCCGCGCTCTACAACGGAGAAGTCGTCAACACGGGAGAAGGGCGCATGGTGCTCCATCATTTGACGCGGGGCAGACTCGGCAAAGACGTATTCGACGGAAATGTAAACAAGCGCGATTTTTATACCGCACAGCAAAAAGCGATCGCGGACTTCGCCGAGCGCGTGCATTCGGGAAAACTCGTAAATGAAAAAGGCGAGCCTTATACGGCAGTGTGCCAAATCGGCATCGGCGGAAGCGATTTGGGGCCGAGAGCGCTCTACCTCGCTCTTGAAAATTGGGCGACGGCGAACGATAAGTTCAAAATGAAAGCGCATTTTATTTCGAATGTCGATCCGGACGACGGAGCTGCCGTCATCGCGTCTCTCGATCCTTCCCGTACGATTTTTATCCTCGTTTCGAAAAGCGGTACGACGCTTGAAACGCTTACGAATCAAATGTTCGTCGCCGATTTTATTAAAAAAGCCGGCTGCGATCCGGCAAAACACATGATCGCCGTAACGAGCGAAACGAGTCCGCTTGCAAAGAGCAGGGATTTTCTCGCGGCATTTTTTATGGACGATTATATCGGCGGACGTTATTCGTCGTCGAGCGCCGTCGGAGGAGCGGTGCTGAGCCTCGCGTTCGGCGCTGACGTATTCGAAAAAATTCTTAAAGGCATGGCGGCTGAAGACAAGCTTGCAACGGAAACCGACCTCTCAAAAAACGCAGCTCTCATGGACGCGCTCATCGGAGTGTATGAGCGTAACGTGCAGGGCTATCCGATGACGGCGGTGCTCCCTTATTCGCAGGCGCTCGTGCGCTTTCCCGCTCATTTGCAGCAGCTCGATATGGAATCGAACGGCAAAAGCGTCAACCGCTTCGGCAAAAAAATCAATTATGTGACGGGACCCGTCATATTCGGCGAGCCGGGTACGAACGGACAGCATTCGTTTTATCAGCTTTTACATCAGGGAACGAATATCGTGCCGCTCCAGTTTATCGCTTTCAGAGAAAGCCAAGCCGGCAAAGACATCGTCGTCAAAGGTTCGACGAGCCAAAAAAAACTCGGTGCGAACGTAGCCGCGCAGATCATCGCGTTTGCATGCGGCAAAGACGACGATAATCCGAATAAATATTTTGCAGGAGAGCGGCCGTCCTCCGTCATCTACGGTGAAAAACTCACGCCCGAAGCGCTCGGTGCGCTCCTTTCGCACTACGAAAACAAAGTGATGTTTCAAGGATTTTTATGGAATATCAACAGTTTCGATCAGGAAGGCGTACAGCTCGGCAAAAAACTTGCGAATGCGGTGCTCGAAAATAAAATGGAAGCGAACCTCAAAGCGTACGCCGAACTGCTCATAAAGCGATAA
- a CDS encoding CapA family protein, protein MMYPKKIRAIFFALASLFFIALALRAFRPARLFVRVSDALYESYKAEFEAVQSEKPSFRFIKESENMRPSFFGAVPVTIGRISERTEVPIAKEARSENEVYYLLSETELLPSVKADFTNDGTPQASLLSPDASVSFSEAASMPEGNRALPVDGVYAGSEGYALSVKRYAVCVSYDKRYAEKFTALCKALFAPKNASACKTIFVASVGDIMVARGVQEILIDRPDGLETVFGNTLSVLQKNDITIGNLEGVVTSSKNNAVKTYTFRFDERVLPHLKDAGFDYLMQANNHSYDFGEEGFKDTLAAFEKYGIPTSGAGRNADEAKKFYHKTVGDTTFAIISCGAFPVERSGFNGKTTATATDTRAGILWQSDELLESIKKEKDAGAFVIVNVHGGEEYRFTPTQSQRRLYEALCSAGADVVFGSHPHVLQSVEWYGKSLIVYSLGNFLFNGMEGMPGATESEIVRLGIVDKRIAYCEIYKAELKGKTVTLKRRTDAVK, encoded by the coding sequence ATGATGTATCCCAAGAAAATACGAGCGATTTTTTTTGCTCTCGCATCGCTTTTTTTTATCGCTCTCGCCCTAAGAGCATTCCGTCCTGCAAGACTTTTCGTCCGCGTGTCGGATGCGCTCTACGAATCCTACAAAGCGGAATTCGAAGCGGTGCAAAGCGAAAAGCCTTCGTTCCGCTTTATAAAAGAAAGCGAAAACATGCGCCCCTCGTTTTTCGGCGCCGTTCCCGTTACGATAGGACGAATTTCGGAAAGGACAGAAGTGCCGATCGCAAAAGAAGCACGAAGCGAAAACGAAGTCTATTATCTGTTATCCGAAACGGAACTGCTTCCTTCGGTAAAAGCGGATTTTACAAACGACGGAACGCCGCAAGCATCGCTCCTTTCTCCCGATGCGAGCGTCTCTTTTTCCGAGGCGGCTTCAATGCCGGAGGGTAATCGCGCGCTTCCGGTTGACGGCGTCTATGCCGGAAGCGAAGGCTATGCACTTTCCGTAAAGCGCTACGCCGTGTGCGTCTCATACGATAAAAGATATGCGGAAAAATTCACCGCACTCTGCAAAGCCCTCTTTGCGCCGAAAAACGCATCCGCATGTAAAACGATTTTCGTTGCAAGCGTCGGCGACATCATGGTTGCGCGCGGTGTACAGGAAATTTTAATCGATCGTCCGGACGGCCTCGAAACGGTATTCGGAAATACGCTTTCGGTTTTGCAAAAAAACGATATTACGATCGGAAATCTCGAAGGCGTCGTAACGTCTTCAAAAAACAATGCGGTAAAAACTTATACGTTCCGTTTCGACGAAAGAGTGCTGCCGCACTTAAAAGACGCGGGATTCGATTATCTCATGCAGGCGAATAATCACTCGTACGATTTCGGAGAAGAAGGTTTTAAGGACACGCTCGCCGCTTTTGAAAAGTACGGCATACCGACAAGCGGAGCGGGACGCAATGCGGACGAGGCAAAAAAGTTTTATCATAAAACCGTCGGAGACACGACGTTCGCGATCATCTCATGCGGCGCCTTTCCCGTCGAACGCTCGGGCTTTAACGGCAAAACGACTGCAACTGCGACCGACACGCGGGCGGGTATTTTGTGGCAGAGCGACGAGCTTTTGGAAAGCATCAAAAAAGAAAAAGATGCGGGCGCTTTCGTCATCGTAAACGTGCACGGCGGAGAAGAATACCGCTTTACGCCGACACAAAGTCAGCGCCGCTTGTACGAAGCTTTGTGCAGCGCGGGCGCCGACGTCGTATTCGGAAGTCACCCGCACGTCCTCCAGAGCGTCGAATGGTACGGCAAAAGCCTCATCGTCTACAGCCTCGGAAATTTTTTATTCAACGGTATGGAAGGAATGCCGGGCGCGACCGAAAGCGAAATCGTGAGGCTCGGCATCGTAGATAAACGCATCGCTTACTGCGAAATCTACAAAGCCGAACTCAAAGGAAAAACGGTTACGCTCAAGCGGCGCACGGATGCCGTAAAGTGA